The Comamonas sp. 26 DNA window ACCGCAACCAGCTGGCCTATGGCGCTGAGGGCCACAGCCCCGCGCTGTATGCGCAGTTTGCCGACCTGGGTGCTATTGGCGCGCTGTTCCCTGAAGAGGTGGGCGGCTTCGGCGGCTCTGGTTTTGACATCAGCGTGGTGTTTGAGTCGCTGGGTCGTGGTCTGGTGGCCGAGCCTCTGCTGGGCGCACTGGTGGTGGGCCAGGCGCTGATTGCTGCAGGTACCGAATCGCAAAAGCAGAAGCTGGAAGCCATCGTGGCTGGCACTGTGATGGCTGCTCTGGCACATGACGAACCCGGCAGCCACTACGAGCTGAGCAACGTCAGCGCGACGGCTGTCAAGACGGCCACTGGCTGGGTGCTGAACGGTGCCAAGAGCGTGGTGGCCTTTGGCGAAAAAGCCGATCTGCTACTGGTGTCGGCCCGTACGGCTGGCGGACAGTTTGATGAAGCCGGTATCAGCCTGTTTCTGGTGGATGGCAATGCCGCTGGCCTGAGCAAGCGTGGTTACAGCTGCATGGAAGGTGGCCGCGCCGCCGAGCTGACTTTTGACTCAGTGCAACTGAGCACCGAGGCGTTGTTGGGCACTGAAGGCCAGGGCCATGCGGTGCTGGAGCATGTGCAAGGCTTTGCGCTGCTGGCGCTGGCAGCCGAGGCGCTGGGTGCCATGGATGTGGCCAAGCAAAACACGCTGGAATATCTGCAGACCCGCAAGCAGTTTGGCGTGGCCATTGGCACCTTTCAGGCGCTGCAGCACCGCATGGCTGATCTGTTGCTGGAAGTGGAGCAGGTGCGCTCCACCGTAGTCAACGCCGCTGACGCTATCGACAATGCCGAAGGTGTGGAGCGCGCCAAGATGCTGTCTGCGGCCAAGTACACCGTGGGCTATGTGGGTGCGATGGTGGCTGAGGAATGCATTCAGATGCATGGCGGCATTGGCATGACCTGGGAGTTGCCGCTGGCGCATTACGCCAAGCGACTGGTGATGATTGA harbors:
- a CDS encoding acyl-CoA dehydrogenase family protein, coding for MNFTHTEDRRMLADSLNRFVSEQYDIEHRNQLAYGAEGHSPALYAQFADLGAIGALFPEEVGGFGGSGFDISVVFESLGRGLVAEPLLGALVVGQALIAAGTESQKQKLEAIVAGTVMAALAHDEPGSHYELSNVSATAVKTATGWVLNGAKSVVAFGEKADLLLVSARTAGGQFDEAGISLFLVDGNAAGLSKRGYSCMEGGRAAELTFDSVQLSTEALLGTEGQGHAVLEHVQGFALLALAAEALGAMDVAKQNTLEYLQTRKQFGVAIGTFQALQHRMADLLLEVEQVRSTVVNAADAIDNAEGVERAKMLSAAKYTVGYVGAMVAEECIQMHGGIGMTWELPLAHYAKRLVMIDHQFGDEDHHLARFMALSQNA